The following proteins come from a genomic window of candidate division KSB1 bacterium:
- a CDS encoding type II toxin-antitoxin system HicB family antitoxin translates to MLKYKGYTGNVVYDDEFAIFHGEVLDTRDVITFQGMSVKEIQRAFRDSINDYLDFCKSRSEEPNRPFSGKFVLRMPPELHHKLYVKAAKSGKSLNKWVIENLEKISLES, encoded by the coding sequence ATGTTAAAATATAAAGGTTATACCGGAAATGTTGTGTATGATGATGAGTTTGCAATATTTCACGGTGAAGTTTTAGATACAAGAGATGTAATAACTTTTCAAGGGATGAGTGTAAAAGAAATCCAAAGGGCTTTTCGAGATTCAATAAATGATTATCTGGATTTTTGCAAATCAAGAAGTGAAGAACCTAACAGACCTTTTTCAGGTAAATTTGTATTAAGAATGCCTCCTGAGCTTCACCACAAATTGTATGTCAAAGCCGCTAAATCCGGTAAGAGTTTAAACAAGTGGGTAATAGAAAATCTAGAGAAAATTTCTCTTGAGAGTTAG